Proteins from one Malaya genurostris strain Urasoe2022 chromosome 2, Malgen_1.1, whole genome shotgun sequence genomic window:
- the LOC131431228 gene encoding proteasome subunit beta type-6 yields the protein MECSNDWRTAPHSTGTTIMAVEFDGGVVIGADSRTSTGTYVANRVTDKLTKLTDNIYCCRSGSAADTQAIADIVAYSLYYHENQTGEQSLVSDAASEFRQYCYNYRDSLSAGIIVAGWDKKFGGQVYSVPLGGMQIRQSVTIGGSGSSYIYGFVKEHYREGMPKDECVEFVKKSVFHAMYHDGSSGGVCRIGVITKDGVERQVFFAPRDYENVDAIKAGPSVALKA from the exons ATGGAATGCTCAAATGACTGGAGAACCGCTCCCCACAGCACCGGT ACCACAATAATGGCCGTGGAATTCGACGGCGGAGTTGTCATCGGTGCGGATTCACGTACCAGTACTGGTACTTACGTAGCAAATCGCGTTACAGACAAATTGACCAAGCTTACTGACAACATCTATTGTTGCCGTTCCGGATCTGCAGCTGATACGCAAGCAATTGCTGACATTGTGGCATATTCGCTGTATTATCATGA AAATCAAACAGGAGAACAGTCTTTGGTGTCGGATGCCGCCAGTGAGTTCCGTCAGTATTGCTACAATTACCGGGATTCACTTTCTGCTGGAATTATAGTAGCTGGATGGGATAAAAAATTCGGTGGTCAGGTTTATTCTGTTCCGTTAGGAGGAATGCAAATTCGTCAAAGTGTTACCATCGGCGGCTCGGGAAGCTCATACATCTATGGCTTTGTTAAAGAACACTACCGAGAGGGAATGCCGAAGGACGAATGTGTTGAATTTgtcaaaaaatctgtttttcacGCAATGTACCATGATGGCAGTTCGGGAGGAGTTTGTCGTATAGGAGTCATTACTAAAGACGGTGTGGAGCGTCAAGTTTTCTTTGCTCCTCGTGATTATGAGAACGTCGACGCGATTAAAGCCGGACCCTCAGTTGCATTAAAAGCTTAA
- the LOC131431227 gene encoding dnaJ homolog subfamily C member 21, which translates to MKCHYEVLGVTRTADDDEIKKAYRKLALRWHPDKNLDNSEEANQQFLLVQAAYDVLSDSQERAWYDNHREQILRGGHTNYEDNSLDLFQYFTTSCYKGFGDDSGGFYAVYGEVFHTIASEEIEFLESEVDFDAIPKFGNSKSDYETEVRLFYGYWEGFCTKKSYAWLNPHNISEIRDRRILKVIEKENRKVQQKARKERNEEIRSLVLFVKKRDKRMQAYKTLLEKRAEQNRLKSQQNRLDQIRRKQKEIEEQQKNSSNIFNEAYEEQLKKLEASYAQASEESCEEEDEAVKTVGNAMAGLVIGKDENGEENFYVDDLYCVACDKMFNNKKSFENHESSKKHKQNIELLREQMRKEDSELSYNQTTNLKNESGNNTNEEETYVDSKSKKGKNKKKPLRKLPSSDEEESNHILIPGDTPLKDSDEDWSISKKSKKGTSKIKEGSQNNNSTAKDISATNSTKNEDEAGNSKQYDAGDLDQKCLTCNEQFSSKNKLFNHLKQTGHTVEKKFKKKGMRIGLREVQRRREAKKKV; encoded by the exons ATGAAGTGCCACTACGAAGTCCTCGGTGTCACTCGAACTGCAGATGATGACGAAATTAAGAAAGCGTATCGAAAATTAGCTCTTCGTTGGCATCCAGATAAAAACTTGGATAACTCGGAGGAAGCAAATCAGCAGTTTTTGTTGGTGCAGGCAGCCTACGATGTGCTATCGGATTCACAAGAACGGGCCTGGTATGATAATCACCGTGAACAGATTCTGAGAGGCGGCCATACAAACTATGAAGATAATTCTTTagatttgtttcaatattttaccACTTCTTGTTACAAGGGTTTTGGGGATGATTCCGGAGGATTTTATGCCGTTTACGGTGAAGTTTTCCACACCATCGCATCAGAAGAAATTGAATTTCTAGAATCTGAAGTAGATTTTGATGCTATACCAAAGTTCGGCAATTCCAAGAGCGATTATGAAACAGAGGTTCGATTGTTTTATGGATACTGGGAAGGCTTTTGCACGAAAAAAAGTTATGCGTGGTTGAATCCACACAACATTAGTGAGATTCGTGACCGAAGAATTCTCAAGGTAATCGAGAAGGAGAACAGAAAGGTACAACAAAAAGCTAGAAAAGAGAGAAATGAAGAAATTCGTTCGTtagttttgtttgttaaaaaacGGGATAAGCGGATGCAAGCTTACAAAACATTGCTTGAGAAAAGAGCTGAGCAAAATCGACTTAAGTCTCAACAAAATCGATTGGATCAAATACGACGAAAGCAGAAAGAGATTGAAGAGCAGCAGAAAAACTCGTCGAATATATTTAATGAAGCATACGAGGAACAGTTGAA gaaATTGGAAGCATCTTATGCACAGGCATCGGAAGAGTCGTGTGAAGAGGAAGATGAAGCCGTTAAAACAGTTGGGAATGCAATGGCTGGACTTGTGATCGGTAAAGACGAAAACGGAGAGGAAAATTTCTACGTCGACGATCTTTATTGTGTGGCATGTGATAAAATGTTCAACAATAAAAAATCGTTCGAAAATCATGAATCATCAAAAAAGCATAAACAGAATATTGAGCTACTAAGAGAACAAATGAGAAAGGAGGATAGTGAGTTGTCCTATAATCAAACCACGAATTTGAAAAATGAGTCTGGGAATAATACCAACGAAGAAGAAACGTATGTAGATAGTAAATCaaagaaaggtaaaaacaaaaagaaacctcttagaaAATTACCTTCTTCCGATGAAGAAGAATCGAATCACATCCTTATTCCGGGGGACACTCCACTAAAAGACAGTGATGAGGATTGGAGTATTTCTAAGAAAAGTAAGAAAGGAACGTCCAAAATCAAGGAGGGATCTCAAAATAACAACAGTACTGCTAAAGACATCTCTGCGACTAATTCAACAAAGAACGAGGACGAGGCTGGAAATAGCAAACAATACGACGCAGGTGATTTGGATCAAAAATGTTTAACTTGCAATGAACAATTTAGTTCTAAGAACAAATTGTTCAATCACTTGAAACAGACTGGCCACActgtcgaaaaaaaattcaagaaaaaaggCATGAGAATTGGACTCAGGGAAGTGCAAAGGAGGAGagaagcgaaaaaaaaagtttaa